Proteins encoded in a region of the Ornithodoros turicata isolate Travis chromosome 3, ASM3712646v1, whole genome shotgun sequence genome:
- the LOC135389582 gene encoding uncharacterized protein K02A2.6-like, producing the protein MWQKVAADLFELKGKHHLVVVDYYSQYIEVCHLHEISSEAVIAQLKSTFARHGIPEVLRSDNRPQFTSQAFGKFMRAYQVQHTTSSPHYPKSNGEAERMVKVAKDILKKAEDPYLALLIYRTTPGPCGFTPAQLLMGRQLRTTLPTLPSQLIPKMPNHLEFRKQDKEEKQKQAQGYNRRHGASIRKEMSAGDTVWVRDPGTAGQVVQKTNNPRSWVVRTPVTELVRNTHHLVPATVPRCGSQTVDTDDENAASEQDTSDEDLCSLPPEPEQSNDENEVPQVFSRSG; encoded by the coding sequence ATGTGGCAGAAAGTGGCAGCTGATTTGTTTGAACTAAAAGGCAAGCACCACCTCGTAGTAGTAGACTACTACTCACAGTACATAGAAGTGTGTCACCTACACGAGATATCATCGGAGGCTGTCATAGCGCAGTTGAAGTCTACGTTTGCCCGTCACGGCATACCTGAGGTGCTCCGATCAGATAACAGGCCACAATTTACGTCACAAGCATTCGGAAAATTTATGAGAGCGTACCAGGTACAACACACTACAAGCAGCCCTCACTATCCGAAAAGCAACGGAGAGGCTGAGAGAATGGTCAAAGTGGCCAAGGACATACTGAAGAAAGCTGAAGACCCATACCTGGCGTTGCTGATATATCGGACAACCCCAGGACCCTGTGGATTCACGCCAGCCCAGCTACTTATGGGAAGGCAGCTGCGAACAACACTCCCTACTTTACCATCGCAGCTAATCCCAAAGATGCCGAACCACCTGGAGTTCCGAAAACAAGATAAAGAAGAGAAGCAAAAGCAGGCTCAAGGATATAACAGAAGACATGGAGCCAGCATCCGTAAGGAGATGTCAGCAGGAGACACCGTTTGGGTCAGGGACCCCGGGACAGCAGGACAGGTTGTACAGAAAACCAATAACCCAAGATCCTGGGTGGTAAGGACACCAGTCACGGAATTAGTCAGGAATACACACCACTTGGTCCCAGCAACGGTTCCAAGATGTGGTTCACAGACAGTGGATACAGATGACGAAAATGCAGCTTCGGAGCAGGACACCAGTGATGAAGACCTGTGTTCTTTGCCTCCAGAACCTGAGCAAAGCAATGATGAGAATGAGGTACCCCAAGTATTCTCAAGGTCTGGTTGA
- the LOC135389583 gene encoding uncharacterized protein LOC135389583, whose translation MQSSGSELHYTFLRMSPERFNHLLGLVREKLTKCPWGRKVISPEQRLAITLRYLATGDSVKSMAFLFRVGFETARRIILETCNALWKTLQPDYMPEPTRQLWESSARDFATRWQFPNCIGAVDGKHVNIQAPPLSGSMYYNYKHDFSINLMAICDATYKFIAVSIGDYGSHADGGVFKNCLIGLALENGQLDIPPPVTLPGTDVTVPCVLVGDEAFQLRPDFMRPYPGAGFADTTDEAGNTSEGQWGVDSQYNPPGALTAVHTSFARNFCRDAAGVRFRLTQYFCTDAGQVPWQWDLSDPHNF comes from the exons ATGCAGTCCAGCGGTTCCGAGCTGCACTACACcttcctcaggatgtcccctgAGAGGTTCAACCACCTGTTGGGACTCGTGAGGGAGAAGCTGACAAAATGTCCGTGGGGACGGAAGGTAATTTCACCAGAACAAAGGCTTGCCATTACACTGAG GTACCTGGCTACAGGGGACAGCGTAAAATCGATGGCCTTTTTGTTCCGCGTTGGTTTCGAGACTGCGAGGCGCATCATCCTGGAGACTTGCAATGCTCTGTGGAAGACTCTGCAGCCAGACTACATGCCT GAACCTACACGGCAATTGTGGGAAAGCTCTGCACGGGATTTTGCAACTAGGTGGCAATTCCCCAACTGCATTGGAGCCGTTGATGGCAAGCATGTAAATATCCAGGCGCCACCACTTAGTGGATCAATGTACTATAACTACAAG CACGACTTTTCAATCAACCTGATGGCCATATGTGACGCCACGTACAAATTCATTGCAGTCTCCATTGGAGACTATGGCTCACATGCTGATGGGGGAGTGTTCAAGAACTGTCTCATCGGTCTCGCACTCGAGAATGGGCAGCTCGACATTCCCCCACCAGTGACGTTGCCTGGAACTGATGTCACGGTGCCCTGCGTGCTAGTCGGCGACGAGGCATTTCAGTTAAGACCTGACTTTATGAGGCCATATCCCGGAGCAG GTTTTGCGGATACAACTGACGAAGCAGGTAACACAAGTGAAGGCCAGTGGGGGGTGGACAGCCAGTACAACCCACCAGGTGCACTGACAGCAGTTCATACATCCTTTGCAAGGAACTTTTGTCGTGATGCAGCTGGAGTTAGGTTTCGGCTGACACAGTACTTCTGCACCGACGCAGGCCAGGTTCCCTGGCAGTGGGACCTCTCGGACCCACATAACTTCTAG